The Chryseobacterium sp. G0186 genome includes the window ACAGCTAGTGAAAGATTGTCGGGAGAGAGCAGCTATAACCTTAAAAAGATGTTCACCTTTGCATTTACCGGGATTACGGCATTCAGTGTGAAACCCCTTTATCTGGCGGCTTATTTGGGCTTCCTGTTTTCGGCTATTTCAATCATAGGCTATGGAGTTTATGTAATTCATTCCTTTATTGCCCACACAGAGATTTCAGGTTGGGCATCCTTAATCATGACTATGGTGTTCTTTGGAGGGCTTCAGCTGATTATTATGGGAATTATGGGAATTTATTTGGGGAAAATATTTAAACAGGTGAAAGACAGACCTAATTATATTATTAAAAACAAAAATTTTTAAAATGGTTTTATTGAGTTTTGATATTGAAGAATTTGATATGCCATTTGAGTACAAAGGTGAAATTTCCTTTGAAAAGCAAATTTCAATTTCGCAGACAGGACTAGAAAGGATCTTGGATATCCTTAAAAAATATAATGCCAAGGCTACTTTCTTTTCTACGGTAGTCTTTGCAGAAAACAGCAAGCACCTTATTGAAAGGTTGTTGAATGACGGGCACGAATTGGCCTCTCACACTTGGTTCCATTCAGAATTTGAAGAGAAACACCTGAAAGAATCAAGAGAAAGACTGGAAGAATTATTCTCAACAAAGGTAACAGGATTAAGAATGCCGAGAATGATGCCGGTAGATGAAAAAGCAGTTGAAAAAGCAGGATATTCCTACAATTCTTCTATTAATCCTACATTTTTACCGGGAAGATATAACAATTTAAAAGTATCAAGAACGTACTTTAAAGAAGGAAATGTAACCCAGATTCCTGCCTCTGTGTCGCCCAACTTCCGTGTTCCATTATTTTGGTTAAGTTTTCACAATTTTCCATTATCATTCTATAAAAAACTGGCTTCTGATACCTTGAAAAAAGATAAGTATCTGAATATCTATTTCCATCCGTGGGAATTTGCGGAAATCAAGGACGAAGCTTTTAAACTTCCTGGGTTTACCGTAAAAAATTCAGGGAAAGATATGGTAGAAAGATTTGATTTATTTGTAGGCTGGTTAAAAGAAAAAGGACATGCATTCGGTACATTTCAGGAATTTCAAAAACAGATCCAACGATGAAAATTGCCTTTGACGCAAAGCGTTTTTTCCACAATACTTCAGGATTAGGAAATTATTCACGAGATCTTGTAAGAATACTTTCAGAATATTACCCCAATAATGAATATCTACTGCTTAACAAGAACAAATCTGAGCGTGGAAAAGATATTCTGGATGGCACCCATGTTAAGTTTGTAGAGACTTCAAAAGGAAACTTTTCCCGACAGCTTGCAATGGGAAAGGATGCCCAAAAGCAGGGAGCCGATATTTTCCATGGATTAT containing:
- a CDS encoding polysaccharide deacetylase family protein, which encodes MVLLSFDIEEFDMPFEYKGEISFEKQISISQTGLERILDILKKYNAKATFFSTVVFAENSKHLIERLLNDGHELASHTWFHSEFEEKHLKESRERLEELFSTKVTGLRMPRMMPVDEKAVEKAGYSYNSSINPTFLPGRYNNLKVSRTYFKEGNVTQIPASVSPNFRVPLFWLSFHNFPLSFYKKLASDTLKKDKYLNIYFHPWEFAEIKDEAFKLPGFTVKNSGKDMVERFDLFVGWLKEKGHAFGTFQEFQKQIQR